Genomic segment of Verrucomicrobiia bacterium:
CATGAGGCGCGAACGCGCAGCCCACGAGCCCCGGCCCGCAGGCCACATCCAGCACCGCATGACCGCGCGTGACGCCGGACAGGCGCAGCAGCACCTCGATTCCATCCTGATGCCCCGGCACTTGGGTGAACGGCACGGCCTGCTTCGTGAATTGATCGATGATTTTGTCCTTATGGTTTTGAGGCTGCATGAAAACTTTCCTGCCGGTGTCATCCCGCTTAAGACTTTAGGGCTCTTGCCTTCCTTGTAATACCGGAATCCAGCGGCTATCTTTGTGTTAGTAGTGTTACTTATGTAAGGAATGTAACCAATCTCAACGAAAGGGGTACCTATGAAATGAAAACCATGACTCCGAGACGAGAAGTTCTGTTCCTCGCAGTTCTTGTGATGCTTGCCGCGCTGCTGCCGGCACGCGTTGAGGCCGGTCCCAAAGGCCAGCAAACCGCGCTCTCCCACGTCAAAAATGAAAACGCCCGCGAAAACATCCTTCGCGAAGGCGGCAAAGCCGTGGGCCATGCGCACCAAGACGGAGGCGGCGACACCACGCCCCCGCCCACCGATTAAATCATCATCCCGTTAAGGTACCCCTTCCGGAGGTGCGGGGTTCCGTGAATCCGGCACTTTTGGAAGGGGTGCTGTCAGGTCACAGCTTTGAGAACCCGCGCCGGATTTCCGGCAGCGAGCGATGCCGGCGGCACATTCTTCGTAACCACGGCGCCCGCTCCCACCACACTTTTCGCGCCGATCGTGACGCCTGGGCACACGATCACCCCGCCGCCGATCCACACGTCGTCTTCGATCGTAATCGGCAGCGCAAATTCCTCTCCCCGCGCCCGCTGCTCCGCGACCAGAGGATGCCCCGCGCAGTAAAGCTGCACGTTCGGCGCCATAAAAACATTGGAGCCTATCGTGATGCGCGCGCAGTCCAGGAAGACGCAGTTGAAATTGATGAAGACCTTGTCGCCCATAAAAATGTTCGTGCCGTAATCGCAGAAAAAAGGAGGCTGCAGCCAGCCATCTTTGCCCATGGCGCCGAAGAGTTCGGCATAAAGCGCGGCCTTCGCCGGATCCACCGTCGTATCGAGAAGCGCCGCATTGATCTCCGTGAGAAGCTTCCGGGCCTTCGTACGCATGGCCGTGAGCTGCGGGTCCGTGCCGTTGTACATTTTTCCCGAGAGCATTTTTTCCAGTTCGGTCATGACATCCCGATTCTCCGCCCCTTACTCTTCCGGTGATTCTCCCCGGCGCCTCTTCTGCTCGTCCTGCATCATGGATTCAAGGTCGGCCGCGAACGGCCCGCAGATGTAGGTGATCGACGCCAGGCCTATCCCCACGGCCACAAACGAAAACAAAGAGGCGAACATTTTTCCCGCGGCGGTTGCGGGCGCGAGGCTCGGCCCCTGCGCGGTCACGATCATGCTCGTAAAATAAAACGCATCGACCCACGAACGGTTTTCCAGAAATTTTACCGCCGCGGTCCCAAAAGCCGTCAGGCCCACGACAACGAGCACCGCGTGCAGCCCGCGCTGAAACGCGGCATGGAAATGTTTCCGGTGGCGAGGATGAAAAATCCAGTGAGCTTTCATAAGACTGTTTTTCCTTATTCCATGACAAGAAGGACGTTAGTTTAACCCGGCACTTCCGGAAGAGATACCTTATTTTGTTTTCGCGGTGAGTCGGCGGCCCCTTTGGATAAATTTTCGTTCGAGGCGGTGAACCGGTCCCGTCAAAAGGAAAGTCGCGGCCGTGGCGGCCAGCGTTAAAGTCATGAAGAAAGGGGCCGGCGGCCAATGATAAGCGAAGCGATACATCCCCAGGCATATCGAGGCAATGACGAGGTTATGGAATAAATAGATCGAGTATGACCGCTGGCCGAGTTTGACGCCGAAGTCCGCCTCGCCGCGCGCCGGATAATACGGCCCGAACATGAAACAAACCATCAGCAAACCGCAGATCGCGGCCGCATCCAGGAAATTCCATGGAAGATACGGCAGGGCGAATTCATGCACGCGCGGGCCGATCAACAAAACCATGGCCGCCGTGCCGATGGCGGGCGCCGCCGCCTTCACCTTGTGAAGAGGCACAAACACGCGGCCATAGAGGCCGACCGTAAACCCAAGGCCGAACTCCCAGATCCGGCTGAGCGTTTTGCCGGGCAACTGCGCCTTCTGAGCGAGAATATAGCAAAGGCCGCACAACACGAGAGTCGCCGCCGCGCCGCGGGCCTTGCCGAGCCTCCTGACAAAGAAAACAAACAACGGCAGCGCGAGATAAAACTGGACCTCCACGGGAAGCGTCCACAAAACATTATTGAACCGGTTGGACGGGCCGAAAAAGTTGAAGGTCATGCTCAAGTAGGTCAGCCAGGCGTACCCTTCGATCTTCGTCGTGAACTGGGGGCTCATCCAATCGTCCAGCACAAAGGGACGAAGCCGCACATAAAGGAAACCAAAAACGAAATAACCCAGAATGGCCAGAAGATAAGCCGGATAGATGCGGAAAAGGCGCCTGATAAAAAAAGACACGGCCGTAAAATTTTCTTTCAGAGAAATCCCGAAAGAAGCGCCGCTGATCATGAAAAAGCAGGTGACCCCGAGACTTCCCAGCATCCCGACCGCAGTCCAGGCAGGCCGATGCAGCTGCCAGAAATCCGTGGTGTTTGCATTCAGGCCCGGCGTCGCGCGCAGGCAGTGATGGATGAGAACAAGCCAGGCCGCAACGCCGCGGAAGACGTCAAGTGTCAGCACCCGTTCCGGCATGGTCGGAGAAGCGCCGCTCTCCACTTATTCCGTCCTGTTTCCAGCGGCGAGAAATGAGAGGACCCGCTCTCCCCACACGCCATATCCGGCCCCGGTCAAATGGATGCCGTCGTAAGTAAAAGCATCGGCGAGATAGCCGTCCCCTGCAAGGTCCGAAACAAGATCAAGATAAGCGATGCCTTCCTGGGCAGCCAGACGGCGCAGAAGGCCGTTGAGGGCGGCGATGTCTGCGTTTACCCGCGCGCTGTCCTGGCGGGAGCGCGCAACGGGAAGCGTGGACTGGATCACGGGAACAATCCCTTTCGCGCGGAGCTCCGTGACCAATTTCCGGTAACTGGAAAAGACTTCGAAGACAGGCTTTGACCTGTGAAGCAGATCATTGACGCCGATCATGATGAAACACGTGCGCGGCGAAAGCGCCTCGACGTCCGGCAGAAGGCCGAGAAGGCCTTCGGCCGACTGGAATCTCAGCCCCCGCCCCGCCACGTCCGCGCGGCCCAGGAGTTCGGACCAGTTCACAAAGCAAGTCAGCGAATCTCCGAGCATGACGATATCCGCCTGTTTCTGGCGGTAGGCTTTGTAATAGCCCTGGTAGAGCTCCCGCTCGGAGGCGCCTTTGGCTTCAAAACCCGGGATGGGCTGATTCTTTTTCCATAAGGAGGGGCCGAACCCGCCAGCGGCCGCGCCGAGCGCAAAAAAAAGAACAGCACCCAGGATGAATTCAGGAGAGCGTTTCACCCTCCTTGTATCGACAGGAAGCTCTCAGATTTCCACACCCGCCGGAAGACTGGCCCTCATTCCGGAAAAAATAAGCCCGCTTATTTGCTAATCACCGGCAGGCCATGTAGCCTTTGATTAGGATCTGAGCCCGGCGGCAAGGATCCCTGCTCCGCTACGGCATAAAAAGCTGTTCAACCTTCCGGAATCAAGATGGACAAGGCCCGAAAAAAAAGACTCATTCTCGCCATCGACGACGAAGAAGATGTGCTTCTGACGATTAAAGATTTTTTGCACGACGAAGGCTTTGACGTCCTGACGGCGGCCGACGGCGCCGAAGGCCTCGAGCTCTACACGAAGCATCACCCCGACCTGATCCTCGTCGATCTCATGATGCCCAAGATGGGCGGATTTGAATTCATGCAGCGTCTCAATTTTCATCCCGCGTTCAAGAAGACGCCGACCATCATGCTGACGGCCCACGGCCAGACCGACAACATTTTCGCGGCCCAGAACTGCCGGGCCACGGATTTCCTCATCAAGCCCTTCAATTTCTCGGACCTGCTCGACGTCATTTACCGCAATACGTGAA
This window contains:
- a CDS encoding GDSL-type esterase/lipase family protein; the encoded protein is MKRSPEFILGAVLFFALGAAAGGFGPSLWKKNQPIPGFEAKGASERELYQGYYKAYRQKQADIVMLGDSLTCFVNWSELLGRADVAGRGLRFQSAEGLLGLLPDVEALSPRTCFIMIGVNDLLHRSKPVFEVFSSYRKLVTELRAKGIVPVIQSTLPVARSRQDSARVNADIAALNGLLRRLAAQEGIAYLDLVSDLAGDGYLADAFTYDGIHLTGAGYGVWGERVLSFLAAGNRTE
- a CDS encoding response regulator, which produces MDKARKKRLILAIDDEEDVLLTIKDFLHDEGFDVLTAADGAEGLELYTKHHPDLILVDLMMPKMGGFEFMQRLNFHPAFKKTPTIMLTAHGQTDNIFAAQNCRATDFLIKPFNFSDLLDVIYRNT
- a CDS encoding acyltransferase, which translates into the protein MESGASPTMPERVLTLDVFRGVAAWLVLIHHCLRATPGLNANTTDFWQLHRPAWTAVGMLGSLGVTCFFMISGASFGISLKENFTAVSFFIRRLFRIYPAYLLAILGYFVFGFLYVRLRPFVLDDWMSPQFTTKIEGYAWLTYLSMTFNFFGPSNRFNNVLWTLPVEVQFYLALPLFVFFVRRLGKARGAAATLVLCGLCYILAQKAQLPGKTLSRIWEFGLGFTVGLYGRVFVPLHKVKAAAPAIGTAAMVLLIGPRVHEFALPYLPWNFLDAAAICGLLMVCFMFGPYYPARGEADFGVKLGQRSYSIYLFHNLVIASICLGMYRFAYHWPPAPFFMTLTLAATAATFLLTGPVHRLERKFIQRGRRLTAKTK
- a CDS encoding sugar O-acetyltransferase, which encodes MTELEKMLSGKMYNGTDPQLTAMRTKARKLLTEINAALLDTTVDPAKAALYAELFGAMGKDGWLQPPFFCDYGTNIFMGDKVFINFNCVFLDCARITIGSNVFMAPNVQLYCAGHPLVAEQRARGEEFALPITIEDDVWIGGGVIVCPGVTIGAKSVVGAGAVVTKNVPPASLAAGNPARVLKAVT
- a CDS encoding potassium channel family protein, producing MKAHWIFHPRHRKHFHAAFQRGLHAVLVVVGLTAFGTAAVKFLENRSWVDAFYFTSMIVTAQGPSLAPATAAGKMFASLFSFVAVGIGLASITYICGPFAADLESMMQDEQKRRRGESPEE